In one window of Homo sapiens chromosome 6 genomic patch of type FIX, GRCh38.p14 PATCHES HG2121_PATCH DNA:
- the CASP8AP2 gene encoding CASP8-associated protein 2 isoform X2: MKELMKKFKEIQTQNFSLINENQSLKKNISALIKTARVEINRKDEEISNLHQRLSEFPHFRNNHKTARTFDTVKTKDLKSRSPHLDDCSKTDHRAKSDVSKDVHHSTSLPNLEKEGKPHSDKRSTSHLPTSVEKHCTNGVWSRSHYQVGEGSSNEDSRRGRKDIRHSQFNRGTERVRKDLSTGCGDGEPRILEASQRLQGHPEKYGKGEPKTESKSSKFKSNSDSDYKGERINSSWEKETPGERSHSRVDSQSDKKLERQSERSQNINRKEVKSQDKEERKVDQKPKSVVKDQDHWRRSERASLPHSKNEITFSHNSSKYHLEERRGWEDCKRDKSVNSHSFQDGRCPSSLSNSRTHKNIDSKEVDAMHQWENTPLKAERHRTEDKRKREQESKEENRHIRNEKRVPTEHLQKTNKETKKTTTDLKKQNEPKTDKGEVLDNGVSEGADNKELAMKAESGPNETKNKDLKLSFMKKLNLTLSPAKKQPVSQDNQHKITDIPKSSGVCDSESSMQVKTVAYVPSISEHILGEAAVSEHTMGETKSTLLEPKVALLAVTEPRIGISETNKEDENSLLVRSVDNTMHCEEPICGTETSFPSPMEIQQTESLFPSTGMKQTINNGRAAAPVVMDVLQTDVSQNFGLELDTKRNDNSDYCGISEGMEMKVALSTTVSETTESILQPSIEEADILPIMLSEDNNPKFEPSVIVTPLVESKSCHLEPCLPKETLDSSLQQTELMDHRMATGETNSVYHDDDNSVLSIDLNHLRPIPEAISPLNSPVRPVAKVLRNESPPQVPVYNNSHKDVFLPNSAHSTSKSQSDLNKENQKPIYKSDKCTEADTCKNSPLDELEEGEIRSDSETSKPQESFEKNSKRRVSADVRKSKTIPRRGKSTVCLDKDSRKTHVRIHQTNNKWNKRPDKSSRSSKTEKKDKVMSTSSLEKIVPIIAVPSSEQEIMHMLRMIRKHVRKNYMKFKAKFSLIQFHRIIESAILSFTSLIKHLNLHKISKSVTTLQKNLCDIIESKLKQVKKNGIVDRLFEQQLPDMKKKLWKFVDDQLDYLFAKLKKILVCDSKSFGRDSDEGKLEKTSKQNAQYSNSQKRSVDNSNRELLKEKLSKSEDPVHYKSLVGCKKSEENYQDQNNSSINTVKHDIKKNFNICFDNIKNSQSEERSLEVHCPSTPKSEKNEGSSIEDAQTSQHATLKPERSFEILTEQQASSLTFNLVSDAQMGEIFKSLLQGSDLLDSSVNCTEKSEWELKTPEKQLLETLKCESIPACTTEELVSGVASPCPKMISDDNWSLLSSEKGPSLSSGLSLPVHPDVLDESCMFEVSTNLPLSKDNVCSVEKSKPCVSSILLEDLAVSLTVPSPLKSDGHLSFLKPDMSSSSTPEEVISAHFSEDALLEEEDASEQDIHLALESDNSSSKSSCSSSWTSRSVAPGFQYHPNLPMHAVIMEKSNDHFIVKIRRATPSTSSGLKQSMMPDELLTSLPRHGKEADEGPEKEYISCQNTVFKSVEELENSNKNVDGSKSTHEEQSSMIQTQVPDIYEFLKDASDKMGHSDEVADECFKLHQVWETKVPESIEELPSMEEISHSVGEHLPNTYVDLTKDPVTETKNLGEFIEVTVLHIDQLGCSGGNLNQSAQILDNSLQADTVGAFIDLTQDASSEAKSEGNHPALAVEDLGCGVIQVDEDNCKEEKAQVANRPLKCIVEETYIDLTTESPSSCEVKKDELKSEPGSNCDNSELPGTLHNSHKKRRNISDLNHPHKKQRKETDLTNKEKTKKPTQDSCENTEAHQKKASKKKAPPVTKDPSSLKATPGIKDSSAALATSTSLSAKNVIKKKGEIIILWTRNDDREILLECQKRGPSFKTFAYLAAKLDKNPNQVSERFQQLMKLFEKSKCR, encoded by the exons aTTGTCTGAGTTTCCACATTTTCGAAATAATCATAAAACTGCAAGGACATTTGATACAGTTAAAACAAAAGATCTTAAATCTAGATCTCCACATTTGGATGATTGTTCAAAGACTGATCACAGAGCTAAAAGTGATGTTTCTAAAGATGTACATCATAGCACTTCACTGCCAAAtctggaaaaggaaggaaaaccaCATTCTGATAAAAGGAGTACTTCACATTTACCTACATCTGTTGAGAAACACTGCACTAATGGTGTTTGGTCACGTTCTCATTATCAGGTTGGCGAGGGTAGCTCAAATGAGGAtagtagaagaggaagaaaagatattAGACATAGCCAGTTTAACAGAGGAACTGAAAGAGTACGAAAAGACTTAAGTACTGGCTGTGGTGATGGTGAACCAAGGATATTGGAGGCTAGTCAAAGGCTACAAGGACATCCTGAGAAATATGGTAAAGGTGAACCAAAGACTGAAAGCAAAAGTTCGAAGTTTAAAAGTAACTCAGATTCTGACTATAAAGGTGAACGCATTAACTCTTCTTGGGAGAAAGAGACCCCTGGAGAAAGGTCACACAGTCGAGTAGACTCTCAAAGTgacaaaaaactagaaagacaaaGTGAAAGATCACAAAATATAAATAGGAAAGAAGTTAAATcacaagacaaagaagaaagaaaagttgatCAAAAACCTAAATCAGTAGTAAAGGACCAAGATCACTGGAGAAGATCTGAACGAGCATCACTTCCTCATTCCaagaatgaaataacattttctcaTAATTCAAGTAAATACCAtctagaagagagaagaggatggGAAGATTGTAAAAGAGACAAGAGTGTAAACAGTCATAGTTTTCAAGATGGAAGATGTCCATCTTCTCTTTCAAACAGTAGAACTCACAAAAACATTGACTCTAAGGAAGTTGATGCCATGCATCAGTGGGAAAATACACCTTTAAAAGCAGAAAGACATAGAACTGAAGAtaagaggaaaagagaacaagaaagcaaagaagaaaataggcatattagaaatgaaaaaagagtaCCTACAGAACATTTGCAGAAGACTAATAAGGAAACTAAGAAAACCACTACTGatttaaagaaacagaatgaaCCAAAGACTGATAAGGGAGAAGTCCTTGATAATGGTGTTTCTGAAGGAGCAGATAATAAAGAGCTTGCAATGAAAGCTGAGAGTGgtccaaatgaaacaaaaaacaaggaccTAAAATTGAGTTTTATGAAAAAATTGAACTTAACTCTTTCTCCTGCTAAAAAGCAACCTGTTTCCCAGGATAATCAGCATAAAATAACTGATATTCCCAAGTCCAGTGGTGTATGTGATTCAGAGTCTTCAATGCAAGTTAAAACAGTGGCATATGTTCCCTCCATAAGTGAACATATCTTGGGGGAAGCAGCTGTCAGTGAACATACCATGGGGGAAACCAAGTCAACGTTATTGGAACCAAAGGTTGCTCTTCTAGCAGTGACTGAACCCAGGATCGGTATCTCAGAAACCAACAAGGAAGACGAAAATAGTTTGTTAGTTAGGTCTGTTGACAATACTATGCATTGTGAAGAGCCCATTTGTGGTACAGAGACTTCCTTCCCATCTCCTATGGAAATACAACAGACAGAATCCTTGTTTCCATCAACAGGAATGAAACAAACCATTAATAATGGAAGGGCAGCAGCTCCTGTGGTAATGGATGTATTACAAACAGATGTGTCTCAAAACTTTGGCTTGGAATTGGATACCAAAAGAAATGATAATTCAGATTATTGTGGTATTTCTGAAGGTATGGAGATGAAGGTGGCACTTTCAACAACAGTGAGTGAAACCACTGAAAGCATTTTGCAGCCTTCAATTGAGGAAGCTGATATTTTGCCAATAATGCTTTCAGAAGATAATAACCCAAAATTTGAGCCTTCTGTTATAGTTACACCACTGGTTGAGAGTAAGTCGTGTCATCTGGAGCCTTGCTTACCTAAAGAGACTCTAGATTCTTCACTTCAGCAGACTGAGTTAATGGACCACAGAATGGCAACTGGTGAAACAAACTCAGTATATCATGATGATGATAACTCGGTTTTGAGCATTGACCTTAATCACCTGAGACCTATTCCAGAAGCCATCAGTCCTCTGAATAGTCCAGTGAGACCTGTAGCAAAAGTTCTTAGAAATGAAAGCCCACCTCAAGTTCCAGTGTATAATAACAGTCATAAAG ATGTGTTTTTACCAAATTCAGCTCATTCTACCTCTAAGAGTCAGTCTGATCTCAATAAGGAAAATCAAAAGCCAATTTACAAATCTGACAAATGTACAGAAGCAGACACATGTAAGAATTCACCATTAGATGAATTAGAAGAAGGAGAAATTAGAAGTGATAGTGAAACATCTAAACCACaagaaagttttgaaaaaaattccaaacGTAGAGTGTCAGCTGATGTGCGGAAGTCAAAGACTATCCCACGACGTGGGAAAAGTACTGTGTGTTTAGATAAAGACAGTAGGAAAACACATGTAAGAATCCATCAGACCAATAACAAATGGAATAAAAGACCTGATAAATCTAGCAGATCttcaaaaacagagaagaaagataaAGTGATGAGCACTTCCAGCTTGGAAAAAATAGTTCCAATTATTGCTGTACCCTCTTCTGAACAAGAGATCATGCACATGTTACGAATGATAAGAAAACatgtaagaaaaaattatatgaaattcaaggCAAAATTTTCATTAATACAATTTCACAGAATTATTGAGTCAGCAATTTTGAGTTTTACATCTTTAATTAAACATCTCAACTTACACAAAATCTCTAAGTCAGTGACTACCTTACAGAAGAATCTCTGTGATATTATAGAGTCTAAACTTAAGCAAGTTAAAAAGAATGGCATAGTTGATCGTTTATTTGAACAGCAACTAccagatatgaaaaaaaaattgtggaagtTTGTAGATGACCAACTTGATTATTTGTTTGCAAAGCTTAAGAAAATCTTAGTATGTGATTCCAAAAGCTTTGGAAGAGATAGTGATGAAGGCAAACTTGAAAAAACAAGTAAACAGAATGCACAGTATTCAAATAGTCAGAAAAGGAGTGTGGACAACTCCAACAGAgaattgctgaaagaaaaattatcaaaatcagaaGACCCTGTTCATTATAAGTCTTTAGTGGGATGTAAAAAATCTGAGGAAAATTATCAAGACCAAAATAACTCCAGTATTAACACTGTAAagcatgacattaaaaaaaattttaacatctgCTTTGataatataaagaactctcaatcCGAAGAGCGCTCCTTGGAAGTACACTGTCCAAGCACCCCAAAGTCAGAAAAAAACGAAGGAAGCAGCATAGAGGATGCACAGACATCCCAGCATGCAACTTTGAAGCCAGAACGAAGTTTCGAGATTCTTACCGAACAGCAAGCATCGAGCCTTACTTTTAATTTAGTGAGTGATGCACAAATgggtgaaatatttaaaagtttgttGCAAGGTTCTGATCTTTTAGACAGCAGTGTTAACTGTACTGAAAAAAGTGAGTGGGAGTTAAAGACTCCAGAGAAGCAGCTGCTAGAGACTCTTAAGTGCGAGTCTATACCAGCTTGTACAACAGAAGAGCTAGTTTCAGGGGTGGCTTCTCCATGTCCTAaaatgattagtgatgataaTTGGTCATTATTATCATCTGAAAAAGGTCCATCTCTGTCTTCAGGGCTTTCATTGCCGGTTCATCCTGATGTGTTGGATGAAAGTTGTATGTTTGAAGTGTCTACTAACCTACCTTTAAGTAAAGATAATGTGTGTAGTGTAGAAAAGAGCAAGCCCTGCGTTTCTTCCATACTTCTTGAAGATCTAGCAGTCTCTTTAACAGTACCATCGCCTCTGAAGTCAGATGGTCATCTCAGTTTTTTAAAGCCTGATATGTCGTCCAGTTCAACTCCTGAAGAAGTCATTAGTGCTCATTTTAGTGAAGATGCCTTACTTGAGGAAGAGGATGCATCTGAGCAAGATATTCATTTAGCTCTGGAGTCTGATAATTCAAGCAGTAAATCAAGTTGTTCTTCTTCCTGGACAAGCCGATCTGTTGCTCCAGGCTTTCAGTACCACCCTAATCTACCTATGCATGCCGTCATAATGGAAAAGTCCAATGATCATTTCATTGTGAAAATACGACGTGCAACACCATCTACCTCTTCTGGCCTTAAACAGAGTATGATGCCTGATGAATTATTGACATCTTTGCCCAGACATGGAAAGGAAGCTGATGAAGGACCAGAGAAAGAATATATTTCATGTCAGAACACAGTTTTTAAATCTGTGGAGGAATTGGAAAACTCCAACAAAAATGTTGATGGCAGCAAGTCAACTCATGAAGAACAGAGCTCTATGATACAAACACAGGTTCCTGATATATATGAATTTCTTAAAGATGCTTCAGATAAGATGGGTCATAGTGATGAAGTGGCTGATGAATGTTTCAAATTGCATCAAGTATGGGAAACAAAAGTGCCTGAAAGCATTGAAGAATTGCCTTCAATGGAAGAAATCTCACACTCTGTTGGGGAACATCTTCCAAACACATACGTAGATCTAACGAAAGATCCAGTCACTGAAACCAAAAACTTGGGGGAATTCATAGAAGTAACAGTTTTACATATTGATCAGTTGGGATGTTCTGGAGGCAATTTAAATCAGAGTGCTCAAATATTAGACAATTCTTTGCAGGCTGATACTGTAGGTGCTTTTATTGATTTGACACAAGATGCTTCAAGTGAGGCTAAAAGTGAAGGTAATCATCCTGCATTAGCTGTGGAAGACTTGGGATGTGGGGTGATACAGGTAGATGAAGATAATTGTAAGGAAGAAAAGGCACAAGTGGCAAACAGGCCTTTAAAATGCATTGTTGAGGAAACCTATATCGACTTGACCACAGAATCTCCCAGTTCATGTGAAGtaaaaaaagatgagttaaaATCAGAGCCAGGATCAAATTGTGATAACTCGGAGTTGCCTGGGACTTTGCATAATTCtcacaaaaagagaagaaacatttcTGATCTAAATCATCctcataaaaaacaaagaaaggaaacagaCTTAACTAATAAGGAAAAGACCAAGAAACCTACCCAAGATTCTTGTGAGAATACTGAAGCTCACCAAAAGAAAGCCAGTAAGAAGAAGGCCCCTCCTGTGACTAAAGATCCCTCATCATTAAAGGCAACCCCAGGGATTAAGGATTCATCAGCAGCACTTGCCACTTCTACAAGTCTTTCtgcaaaaaatgttattaaaaagaagggagaaattaTCATTTTATGGACAAG
- the CASP8AP2 gene encoding CASP8-associated protein 2 isoform X1: MAADDDNGDGTSLFDVFSASPLKNNDEGSLDIYAGLDSAVSDSASKSCVPSRNCLDLYEEILTEEGTAKEATYNDLQVEYGKCQLQMKELMKKFKEIQTQNFSLINENQSLKKNISALIKTARVEINRKDEEISNLHQRLSEFPHFRNNHKTARTFDTVKTKDLKSRSPHLDDCSKTDHRAKSDVSKDVHHSTSLPNLEKEGKPHSDKRSTSHLPTSVEKHCTNGVWSRSHYQVGEGSSNEDSRRGRKDIRHSQFNRGTERVRKDLSTGCGDGEPRILEASQRLQGHPEKYGKGEPKTESKSSKFKSNSDSDYKGERINSSWEKETPGERSHSRVDSQSDKKLERQSERSQNINRKEVKSQDKEERKVDQKPKSVVKDQDHWRRSERASLPHSKNEITFSHNSSKYHLEERRGWEDCKRDKSVNSHSFQDGRCPSSLSNSRTHKNIDSKEVDAMHQWENTPLKAERHRTEDKRKREQESKEENRHIRNEKRVPTEHLQKTNKETKKTTTDLKKQNEPKTDKGEVLDNGVSEGADNKELAMKAESGPNETKNKDLKLSFMKKLNLTLSPAKKQPVSQDNQHKITDIPKSSGVCDSESSMQVKTVAYVPSISEHILGEAAVSEHTMGETKSTLLEPKVALLAVTEPRIGISETNKEDENSLLVRSVDNTMHCEEPICGTETSFPSPMEIQQTESLFPSTGMKQTINNGRAAAPVVMDVLQTDVSQNFGLELDTKRNDNSDYCGISEGMEMKVALSTTVSETTESILQPSIEEADILPIMLSEDNNPKFEPSVIVTPLVESKSCHLEPCLPKETLDSSLQQTELMDHRMATGETNSVYHDDDNSVLSIDLNHLRPIPEAISPLNSPVRPVAKVLRNESPPQVPVYNNSHKDVFLPNSAHSTSKSQSDLNKENQKPIYKSDKCTEADTCKNSPLDELEEGEIRSDSETSKPQESFEKNSKRRVSADVRKSKTIPRRGKSTVCLDKDSRKTHVRIHQTNNKWNKRPDKSSRSSKTEKKDKVMSTSSLEKIVPIIAVPSSEQEIMHMLRMIRKHVRKNYMKFKAKFSLIQFHRIIESAILSFTSLIKHLNLHKISKSVTTLQKNLCDIIESKLKQVKKNGIVDRLFEQQLPDMKKKLWKFVDDQLDYLFAKLKKILVCDSKSFGRDSDEGKLEKTSKQNAQYSNSQKRSVDNSNRELLKEKLSKSEDPVHYKSLVGCKKSEENYQDQNNSSINTVKHDIKKNFNICFDNIKNSQSEERSLEVHCPSTPKSEKNEGSSIEDAQTSQHATLKPERSFEILTEQQASSLTFNLVSDAQMGEIFKSLLQGSDLLDSSVNCTEKSEWELKTPEKQLLETLKCESIPACTTEELVSGVASPCPKMISDDNWSLLSSEKGPSLSSGLSLPVHPDVLDESCMFEVSTNLPLSKDNVCSVEKSKPCVSSILLEDLAVSLTVPSPLKSDGHLSFLKPDMSSSSTPEEVISAHFSEDALLEEEDASEQDIHLALESDNSSSKSSCSSSWTSRSVAPGFQYHPNLPMHAVIMEKSNDHFIVKIRRATPSTSSGLKQSMMPDELLTSLPRHGKEADEGPEKEYISCQNTVFKSVEELENSNKNVDGSKSTHEEQSSMIQTQVPDIYEFLKDASDKMGHSDEVADECFKLHQVWETKVPESIEELPSMEEISHSVGEHLPNTYVDLTKDPVTETKNLGEFIEVTVLHIDQLGCSGGNLNQSAQILDNSLQADTVGAFIDLTQDASSEAKSEGNHPALAVEDLGCGVIQVDEDNCKEEKAQVANRPLKCIVEETYIDLTTESPSSCEVKKDELKSEPGSNCDNSELPGTLHNSHKKRRNISDLNHPHKKQRKETDLTNKEKTKKPTQDSCENTEAHQKKASKKKAPPVTKDPSSLKATPGIKDSSAALATSTSLSAKNVIKKKGEIIILWTRNDDREILLECQKRGPSFKTFAYLAAKLDKNPNQVSERFQQLMKLFEKSKCR; encoded by the exons aTTGTCTGAGTTTCCACATTTTCGAAATAATCATAAAACTGCAAGGACATTTGATACAGTTAAAACAAAAGATCTTAAATCTAGATCTCCACATTTGGATGATTGTTCAAAGACTGATCACAGAGCTAAAAGTGATGTTTCTAAAGATGTACATCATAGCACTTCACTGCCAAAtctggaaaaggaaggaaaaccaCATTCTGATAAAAGGAGTACTTCACATTTACCTACATCTGTTGAGAAACACTGCACTAATGGTGTTTGGTCACGTTCTCATTATCAGGTTGGCGAGGGTAGCTCAAATGAGGAtagtagaagaggaagaaaagatattAGACATAGCCAGTTTAACAGAGGAACTGAAAGAGTACGAAAAGACTTAAGTACTGGCTGTGGTGATGGTGAACCAAGGATATTGGAGGCTAGTCAAAGGCTACAAGGACATCCTGAGAAATATGGTAAAGGTGAACCAAAGACTGAAAGCAAAAGTTCGAAGTTTAAAAGTAACTCAGATTCTGACTATAAAGGTGAACGCATTAACTCTTCTTGGGAGAAAGAGACCCCTGGAGAAAGGTCACACAGTCGAGTAGACTCTCAAAGTgacaaaaaactagaaagacaaaGTGAAAGATCACAAAATATAAATAGGAAAGAAGTTAAATcacaagacaaagaagaaagaaaagttgatCAAAAACCTAAATCAGTAGTAAAGGACCAAGATCACTGGAGAAGATCTGAACGAGCATCACTTCCTCATTCCaagaatgaaataacattttctcaTAATTCAAGTAAATACCAtctagaagagagaagaggatggGAAGATTGTAAAAGAGACAAGAGTGTAAACAGTCATAGTTTTCAAGATGGAAGATGTCCATCTTCTCTTTCAAACAGTAGAACTCACAAAAACATTGACTCTAAGGAAGTTGATGCCATGCATCAGTGGGAAAATACACCTTTAAAAGCAGAAAGACATAGAACTGAAGAtaagaggaaaagagaacaagaaagcaaagaagaaaataggcatattagaaatgaaaaaagagtaCCTACAGAACATTTGCAGAAGACTAATAAGGAAACTAAGAAAACCACTACTGatttaaagaaacagaatgaaCCAAAGACTGATAAGGGAGAAGTCCTTGATAATGGTGTTTCTGAAGGAGCAGATAATAAAGAGCTTGCAATGAAAGCTGAGAGTGgtccaaatgaaacaaaaaacaaggaccTAAAATTGAGTTTTATGAAAAAATTGAACTTAACTCTTTCTCCTGCTAAAAAGCAACCTGTTTCCCAGGATAATCAGCATAAAATAACTGATATTCCCAAGTCCAGTGGTGTATGTGATTCAGAGTCTTCAATGCAAGTTAAAACAGTGGCATATGTTCCCTCCATAAGTGAACATATCTTGGGGGAAGCAGCTGTCAGTGAACATACCATGGGGGAAACCAAGTCAACGTTATTGGAACCAAAGGTTGCTCTTCTAGCAGTGACTGAACCCAGGATCGGTATCTCAGAAACCAACAAGGAAGACGAAAATAGTTTGTTAGTTAGGTCTGTTGACAATACTATGCATTGTGAAGAGCCCATTTGTGGTACAGAGACTTCCTTCCCATCTCCTATGGAAATACAACAGACAGAATCCTTGTTTCCATCAACAGGAATGAAACAAACCATTAATAATGGAAGGGCAGCAGCTCCTGTGGTAATGGATGTATTACAAACAGATGTGTCTCAAAACTTTGGCTTGGAATTGGATACCAAAAGAAATGATAATTCAGATTATTGTGGTATTTCTGAAGGTATGGAGATGAAGGTGGCACTTTCAACAACAGTGAGTGAAACCACTGAAAGCATTTTGCAGCCTTCAATTGAGGAAGCTGATATTTTGCCAATAATGCTTTCAGAAGATAATAACCCAAAATTTGAGCCTTCTGTTATAGTTACACCACTGGTTGAGAGTAAGTCGTGTCATCTGGAGCCTTGCTTACCTAAAGAGACTCTAGATTCTTCACTTCAGCAGACTGAGTTAATGGACCACAGAATGGCAACTGGTGAAACAAACTCAGTATATCATGATGATGATAACTCGGTTTTGAGCATTGACCTTAATCACCTGAGACCTATTCCAGAAGCCATCAGTCCTCTGAATAGTCCAGTGAGACCTGTAGCAAAAGTTCTTAGAAATGAAAGCCCACCTCAAGTTCCAGTGTATAATAACAGTCATAAAG ATGTGTTTTTACCAAATTCAGCTCATTCTACCTCTAAGAGTCAGTCTGATCTCAATAAGGAAAATCAAAAGCCAATTTACAAATCTGACAAATGTACAGAAGCAGACACATGTAAGAATTCACCATTAGATGAATTAGAAGAAGGAGAAATTAGAAGTGATAGTGAAACATCTAAACCACaagaaagttttgaaaaaaattccaaacGTAGAGTGTCAGCTGATGTGCGGAAGTCAAAGACTATCCCACGACGTGGGAAAAGTACTGTGTGTTTAGATAAAGACAGTAGGAAAACACATGTAAGAATCCATCAGACCAATAACAAATGGAATAAAAGACCTGATAAATCTAGCAGATCttcaaaaacagagaagaaagataaAGTGATGAGCACTTCCAGCTTGGAAAAAATAGTTCCAATTATTGCTGTACCCTCTTCTGAACAAGAGATCATGCACATGTTACGAATGATAAGAAAACatgtaagaaaaaattatatgaaattcaaggCAAAATTTTCATTAATACAATTTCACAGAATTATTGAGTCAGCAATTTTGAGTTTTACATCTTTAATTAAACATCTCAACTTACACAAAATCTCTAAGTCAGTGACTACCTTACAGAAGAATCTCTGTGATATTATAGAGTCTAAACTTAAGCAAGTTAAAAAGAATGGCATAGTTGATCGTTTATTTGAACAGCAACTAccagatatgaaaaaaaaattgtggaagtTTGTAGATGACCAACTTGATTATTTGTTTGCAAAGCTTAAGAAAATCTTAGTATGTGATTCCAAAAGCTTTGGAAGAGATAGTGATGAAGGCAAACTTGAAAAAACAAGTAAACAGAATGCACAGTATTCAAATAGTCAGAAAAGGAGTGTGGACAACTCCAACAGAgaattgctgaaagaaaaattatcaaaatcagaaGACCCTGTTCATTATAAGTCTTTAGTGGGATGTAAAAAATCTGAGGAAAATTATCAAGACCAAAATAACTCCAGTATTAACACTGTAAagcatgacattaaaaaaaattttaacatctgCTTTGataatataaagaactctcaatcCGAAGAGCGCTCCTTGGAAGTACACTGTCCAAGCACCCCAAAGTCAGAAAAAAACGAAGGAAGCAGCATAGAGGATGCACAGACATCCCAGCATGCAACTTTGAAGCCAGAACGAAGTTTCGAGATTCTTACCGAACAGCAAGCATCGAGCCTTACTTTTAATTTAGTGAGTGATGCACAAATgggtgaaatatttaaaagtttgttGCAAGGTTCTGATCTTTTAGACAGCAGTGTTAACTGTACTGAAAAAAGTGAGTGGGAGTTAAAGACTCCAGAGAAGCAGCTGCTAGAGACTCTTAAGTGCGAGTCTATACCAGCTTGTACAACAGAAGAGCTAGTTTCAGGGGTGGCTTCTCCATGTCCTAaaatgattagtgatgataaTTGGTCATTATTATCATCTGAAAAAGGTCCATCTCTGTCTTCAGGGCTTTCATTGCCGGTTCATCCTGATGTGTTGGATGAAAGTTGTATGTTTGAAGTGTCTACTAACCTACCTTTAAGTAAAGATAATGTGTGTAGTGTAGAAAAGAGCAAGCCCTGCGTTTCTTCCATACTTCTTGAAGATCTAGCAGTCTCTTTAACAGTACCATCGCCTCTGAAGTCAGATGGTCATCTCAGTTTTTTAAAGCCTGATATGTCGTCCAGTTCAACTCCTGAAGAAGTCATTAGTGCTCATTTTAGTGAAGATGCCTTACTTGAGGAAGAGGATGCATCTGAGCAAGATATTCATTTAGCTCTGGAGTCTGATAATTCAAGCAGTAAATCAAGTTGTTCTTCTTCCTGGACAAGCCGATCTGTTGCTCCAGGCTTTCAGTACCACCCTAATCTACCTATGCATGCCGTCATAATGGAAAAGTCCAATGATCATTTCATTGTGAAAATACGACGTGCAACACCATCTACCTCTTCTGGCCTTAAACAGAGTATGATGCCTGATGAATTATTGACATCTTTGCCCAGACATGGAAAGGAAGCTGATGAAGGACCAGAGAAAGAATATATTTCATGTCAGAACACAGTTTTTAAATCTGTGGAGGAATTGGAAAACTCCAACAAAAATGTTGATGGCAGCAAGTCAACTCATGAAGAACAGAGCTCTATGATACAAACACAGGTTCCTGATATATATGAATTTCTTAAAGATGCTTCAGATAAGATGGGTCATAGTGATGAAGTGGCTGATGAATGTTTCAAATTGCATCAAGTATGGGAAACAAAAGTGCCTGAAAGCATTGAAGAATTGCCTTCAATGGAAGAAATCTCACACTCTGTTGGGGAACATCTTCCAAACACATACGTAGATCTAACGAAAGATCCAGTCACTGAAACCAAAAACTTGGGGGAATTCATAGAAGTAACAGTTTTACATATTGATCAGTTGGGATGTTCTGGAGGCAATTTAAATCAGAGTGCTCAAATATTAGACAATTCTTTGCAGGCTGATACTGTAGGTGCTTTTATTGATTTGACACAAGATGCTTCAAGTGAGGCTAAAAGTGAAGGTAATCATCCTGCATTAGCTGTGGAAGACTTGGGATGTGGGGTGATACAGGTAGATGAAGATAATTGTAAGGAAGAAAAGGCACAAGTGGCAAACAGGCCTTTAAAATGCATTGTTGAGGAAACCTATATCGACTTGACCACAGAATCTCCCAGTTCATGTGAAGtaaaaaaagatgagttaaaATCAGAGCCAGGATCAAATTGTGATAACTCGGAGTTGCCTGGGACTTTGCATAATTCtcacaaaaagagaagaaacatttcTGATCTAAATCATCctcataaaaaacaaagaaaggaaacagaCTTAACTAATAAGGAAAAGACCAAGAAACCTACCCAAGATTCTTGTGAGAATACTGAAGCTCACCAAAAGAAAGCCAGTAAGAAGAAGGCCCCTCCTGTGACTAAAGATCCCTCATCATTAAAGGCAACCCCAGGGATTAAGGATTCATCAGCAGCACTTGCCACTTCTACAAGTCTTTCtgcaaaaaatgttattaaaaagaagggagaaattaTCATTTTATGGACAAG